In Nicotiana tabacum cultivar K326 chromosome 17, ASM71507v2, whole genome shotgun sequence, one DNA window encodes the following:
- the LOC142171810 gene encoding uncharacterized protein LOC142171810: MTATSYDDVHRRLGFRVRNDGDTSLLDFAKAFDLVLANAYLKKREDHLVTFRSKVARTQIDYLLLRRSDRGLCTDCKVIPSECLLTQHRLLVMDLEVRRTRKKRVGYGQSNIKWGSLTKVNVEELGRSCWQWGHGGVAGTRVQGNVEAKKEAYLKLVECTNEEEKKTCRECYKKARKEEKLAVTTAKTAAFERLYEDLGGK, encoded by the exons ATGACTGCTACGAGTTATGACGACGTGCATCGCAGGCTTGGATTTAGAGTTAGGAACGACGGTGATACTTCTCTGTTGGATTTTGCTAAAGCTTTTGACTTGGTGCTAGCTAATGCGTATTTAAAGAAGAGGGAGGATCACTTGGTCACCTTCCGAAGTAAGGTAGCTaggactcagattgactatcttctCCTTAGGAGGAGTGATAGGGGCCTTTGCACTGATTGCAAGGTTATACCAAGTGAGTGTCTGTTGAcgcaacataggctcttggtAATGGACTTGGAGGTcaggagaacaaggaagaagagaGTGGGATATGGCCAGTCGAATATTAAGTGGGGATCATTGACTAAGGTTAATGTTGAGGAGTTGGGGAGAAGTTGTTGGCAATGGGGGCATGGAGGTGTAGCGGGGACGCGA GTCCAAGGAAATGTGGAAGCTAAGAAAGAAGCATATCTGAAGTTAGTGGAGTGCACAaacgaggaggagaagaagacGTGTAGGGAGTGTTACAAGAAAGCAAGGAAAGAGGAAAAATTGGCAGTCACGACGGCTAAGACTGCAGCTTTCGAGCGATTGTACGAGGATCTTGGGGGAAAATGA